One genomic region from Candidatus Paceibacterota bacterium encodes:
- the rplL gene encoding 50S ribosomal protein L7/L12: MEDTTQNIETPSKFKSIVESIESMSVMDLNELVKFFETKFGVSASAVAVAGPAAAGPAAEEKTAFAVHLADSGAQKIAVIKVVKEVLALGLKEAKDLVDAAPSLLKDAMKKEDADAFKKKLEEAGAKVELK, translated from the coding sequence ATGGAAGATACAACACAGAACATCGAGACTCCTTCCAAGTTCAAGTCAATCGTTGAATCAATCGAATCAATGTCAGTCATGGACTTAAATGAGCTCGTAAAGTTTTTTGAGACTAAGTTCGGAGTTTCAGCTTCAGCTGTCGCTGTAGCAGGACCTGCAGCAGCAGGCCCAGCTGCCGAGGAAAAGACTGCATTTGCAGTTCACCTCGCTGACTCAGGTGCTCAGAAAATTGCAGTCATCAAGGTAGTTAAGGAAGTTCTTGCCCTTGGTCTCAAGGAAGCAAAGGACCTCGTTGACGCCGCTCCATCACTCCTTAAGGATGCGATGAAGAAGGAAGACGCAGATGCCTTCAAGAAGAAGCTTGAAGAAGCAGGAGCAAAGGTGGAACTCAAATAA
- the rplJ gene encoding 50S ribosomal protein L10 yields the protein MPVSKEKKQQIWQDVNSALDSKGSIVFANFHGLTVADTTTLRKHMRLEGVSYLVAKKSIVKKILRERNVSGELPDLVGELALVSGDDILAPARETYDFQRKFDGRITLLGGIVDGTYKSKEEVTSLATIPPMPVLRGMFVNVINSPIQRFVIALSEISKKKTA from the coding sequence ATGCCAGTTTCAAAGGAAAAGAAGCAGCAGATATGGCAAGACGTCAATTCAGCATTGGATTCTAAAGGATCAATAGTGTTTGCAAACTTCCACGGCTTGACTGTGGCTGACACTACGACACTTCGAAAACACATGCGACTTGAAGGTGTCTCATATCTCGTTGCAAAGAAAAGTATTGTTAAGAAAATCCTCAGAGAGCGAAACGTAAGTGGTGAACTTCCAGACCTAGTCGGGGAGCTCGCACTCGTTTCAGGAGACGATATTCTCGCTCCTGCTCGTGAGACGTATGATTTCCAAAGGAAATTCGACGGTCGCATCACACTCTTGGGAGGTATCGTTGATGGAACATATAAGAGCAAAGAAGAAGTTACGTCACTAGCGACAATTCCTCCAATGCCTGTCCTTCGTGGAATGTTCGTCAATGTCATCAACTCACCTATACAGCGCTTCGTTATAGCTTTGAGCGAAATTTCAAAGAAGAAGACTGCATAA
- a CDS encoding SpvB/TcaC N-terminal domain-containing protein: MNLFSSFSKHLNFKKLFGVIILIAIQLPVSLSTFAQEITPLNLDNSETDITETTENNIKNPTFFNPDEITRPAINGNQPIVEMKEVPIERREDMEELPDDDTEPESIFSDTLAGTLFINNENVRSAAPIVDTQTGSLQYNYSLVIPSGRNGLSPSIEFRYDSNETKNANIAGYGWNISIPTISRLNKYGVNTLYQKDTFISSVDGELVRSENSNVYIPRIENGAFRKYEFENNTWIITEKDGTKLIFGSSTGARKDDPADANRIYSWYLEKIVNTRGDYIGYSYFKDQGQIYPERVTYGGNSSNEGIFKIEFLLENRTDVINSYETGFSATTTQRISRVDVKVNNDWVKRYDIGYDTGHNNYRSLLSTITESGKNETGDVVSLPSIGFQYEN, encoded by the coding sequence TTGAATCTCTTTTCTAGTTTTTCTAAGCATTTAAATTTTAAGAAATTGTTCGGAGTTATAATTTTAATAGCTATTCAATTGCCGGTTTCTTTATCTACCTTTGCGCAAGAAATAACTCCATTAAATTTAGATAATTCTGAAACTGACATAACCGAAACAACTGAAAATAATATTAAAAATCCAACATTCTTTAACCCAGACGAAATTACAAGACCTGCAATAAATGGCAATCAACCAATTGTGGAAATGAAGGAGGTGCCGATTGAGCGACGAGAAGACATGGAAGAGTTACCAGATGATGATACTGAACCAGAATCAATATTTTCAGACACTTTAGCAGGTACTTTATTTATCAATAACGAAAATGTTCGAAGTGCGGCACCGATAGTAGATACTCAAACAGGTTCTCTGCAATATAATTATTCTTTAGTAATTCCATCAGGAAGAAATGGTCTCTCTCCATCAATTGAGTTTCGGTATGATAGTAATGAAACAAAAAATGCAAATATTGCTGGCTATGGATGGAATATCTCTATTCCTACAATCTCACGTTTGAATAAGTATGGGGTTAATACGCTATATCAGAAGGATACTTTTATTTCATCTGTAGATGGCGAGCTTGTTAGAAGTGAAAATTCAAACGTATATATCCCAAGGATAGAAAACGGTGCTTTCCGTAAGTATGAATTTGAAAATAACACATGGATCATAACTGAAAAAGATGGTACCAAATTAATTTTTGGAAGCTCAACTGGAGCAAGAAAAGATGATCCTGCAGATGCAAATCGAATTTATAGTTGGTATTTAGAAAAAATCGTAAATACTCGTGGGGATTATATTGGATACAGCTATTTTAAGGATCAAGGGCAAATTTATCCTGAGCGTGTTACTTATGGTGGAAATAGTAGCAATGAGGGGATTTTTAAAATTGAATTTTTATTAGAAAATAGAACAGATGTAATTAATTCTTATGAAACTGGTTTTTCTGCTACTACTACCCAGCGTATCAGTAGGGTAGATGTAAAAGTTAATAATGACTGGGTGAAAAGATACGATATTGGATATGACACAGGACATAATAATTATAGATCTCTACTTTCAACTATTACAGAATCTGGAAAAAATGAGACGGGTGATGTTGTTTCTTTGCCATCAATTGGTTTTCAATATGAAAATTAA
- a CDS encoding peptidoglycan-binding domain-containing protein, with protein MSTRKFFAGIVALVAVFAVASTVSAQTAAYTFTSDLTIGSTGADVVALQSFLESKGHLVIPAGTTKGYFGSLTQSALAKFQSANGISPAAGYFGPVTRAAVNSMNVGGTGATNPCPAGFVSGTFNGVKVCLMGTGTSTPGNGGPLAGGDGDFSDFDVLGNPNDEDVEEGEEVEVLAFEFDADDSDLMIERVDVLFTEAASNTRPWRVLDEVKLLNDGEEVATIDASDEDSWSEEEDDEYKLRFEDLDEVVREDETGTFSIAVVAQDDLDDDEVDLEWDVFLDEDGIRAMNADGIDVYEGDSADLAGASDERTFTLETAEEGDFSVTVDDEENEDEQMEVSEDDDTTEVQIYVAQLESEAGDNMIEEVTVDLSTTTGTVNGLSDFLIRATLWIDGEDVGSESVSDDDGLESITFDDLDVTIAEDEEVDLIVTVDVDSQDGNFTNGAGVYVDGISIDFVDENDDDQTETSTTNGGNVTFSVDALTVEAADNQPSADESLADDETKGRVYVRFTVTAPEESDIYIPKGATTSTTVGSGQGAEFIVVDGSGATVTATTTTGNNILRRVSGGSETGNYYRITQGNSAVLELDVILDNTGFTGARTLGVQLTGLNYNAVSAATADTQFTAGLDEDFRSDTVYLLIANAS; from the coding sequence ATGAGTACACGAAAATTTTTCGCAGGTATCGTAGCTCTAGTTGCAGTGTTCGCAGTCGCTTCGACTGTTAGCGCTCAAACAGCTGCGTATACTTTCACATCCGATCTAACAATCGGAAGCACAGGTGCTGACGTTGTTGCCCTCCAGTCTTTCCTAGAAAGCAAAGGACACCTCGTTATCCCTGCTGGCACAACAAAGGGCTATTTTGGCTCTTTGACACAATCAGCTCTTGCAAAGTTTCAATCAGCTAACGGCATCAGCCCAGCTGCAGGATACTTTGGTCCAGTTACACGAGCAGCAGTTAACTCAATGAACGTGGGCGGAACAGGCGCAACTAATCCTTGCCCAGCTGGTTTCGTTTCAGGAACATTCAACGGAGTTAAGGTTTGCTTGATGGGAACAGGAACATCAACACCAGGAAATGGTGGTCCTCTTGCAGGTGGAGATGGTGATTTCTCTGATTTCGATGTCCTTGGAAACCCAAATGATGAGGATGTAGAAGAAGGAGAAGAAGTTGAAGTTCTTGCCTTCGAGTTCGACGCTGACGATTCAGATCTTATGATCGAGCGTGTTGACGTTCTCTTCACAGAGGCCGCAAGCAACACTCGCCCATGGAGAGTTCTTGATGAAGTTAAGCTTTTGAACGATGGTGAAGAAGTTGCAACTATCGACGCATCTGACGAAGATTCATGGTCAGAAGAAGAAGATGACGAGTACAAGCTCCGATTCGAAGACCTTGATGAAGTTGTCCGAGAAGACGAAACAGGAACATTCTCTATCGCAGTTGTCGCACAAGATGATCTTGACGATGATGAAGTTGATCTAGAATGGGATGTATTCCTCGATGAGGACGGTATCCGAGCAATGAATGCTGACGGTATCGACGTTTATGAAGGAGATTCTGCAGACCTTGCAGGAGCTAGCGATGAACGAACATTCACTCTTGAAACTGCTGAAGAAGGAGACTTCTCAGTCACAGTAGATGATGAGGAAAACGAAGATGAACAGATGGAAGTTAGCGAAGATGATGACACTACAGAAGTGCAGATTTACGTTGCCCAGCTTGAATCAGAGGCAGGAGACAATATGATTGAAGAAGTAACAGTTGATCTTTCAACTACTACTGGAACAGTCAACGGTCTTTCTGACTTCCTTATCCGAGCTACTCTCTGGATCGACGGTGAAGACGTTGGAAGCGAATCAGTAAGCGACGATGACGGCCTAGAATCAATCACATTCGATGACCTCGATGTAACAATCGCGGAAGACGAAGAAGTTGATCTTATCGTTACAGTTGATGTTGATTCACAAGACGGAAACTTCACTAACGGTGCTGGAGTATATGTTGACGGTATTTCTATCGACTTCGTTGACGAAAACGACGATGACCAGACAGAAACATCTACAACAAACGGTGGAAACGTTACATTTAGCGTAGACGCTCTTACAGTCGAAGCAGCAGATAATCAGCCAAGTGCTGACGAGTCTCTTGCAGATGACGAGACAAAGGGACGTGTATATGTACGATTCACAGTTACAGCTCCTGAAGAGTCTGATATCTACATTCCAAAGGGTGCTACAACTTCAACAACTGTAGGATCTGGTCAGGGTGCAGAATTCATTGTAGTTGATGGTAGCGGAGCAACTGTTACTGCAACAACAACAACAGGAAACAACATCCTACGACGTGTAAGTGGTGGTTCTGAAACAGGAAACTACTACCGAATTACACAAGGAAATAGTGCTGTTCTTGAACTCGATGTTATCCTTGATAACACTGGATTCACAGGCGCACGAACTCTTGGTGTTCAACTTACTGGTTTGAACTACAACGCCGTATCAGCTGCAACAGCTGACACACAGTTCACAGCAGGTCTTGATGAAGATTTCCGAAGCGATACAGTATATCTACTTATTGCAAACGCATCTTAG
- a CDS encoding DNA translocase FtsK 4TM domain-containing protein: MAKKSDKQRKETESIKSTIGDSTLTVIYGIVCIVLSLFLILAYAQVGGTLGTWVMDLGLMLFGSAGYLILPLSFFMLGVAFLKRIKQAYSYIQIIGILIFLGSSLGLIDVFSPKAGGLIGVGIGSTLIKLVDIYATVIFLLAGVAISLLLVFEGGIPFPRLFFRKKEEGETGEDDVKIAVPITPIKVEPVVAQNVEKDVNPKLKTEQKPIRSSDEIPLTRFLGTGKPYIPPPLSLLQSDKGKPEVGDIKANANIIKRTLQNFGITVEMDEVSIGPSVTRYALKPAEGVKLARIVALQNDLSLALAAHPLRIEAPIPGKSLVGIEIPNRVKTTVGSGTLLADDEFRTSDKPLLVSLGRGISGKAQFANLAKAPHLLIAGATGSGKSVTIHALLTSLLYRNGPEQMKMILIDPKRVELTLYNNIPHLLTPVITDPKRAIMALKWAAKEMDRRYNILEENKVRDIDSYHKNILVPELDRRKRSGAKEDEEPVETMPYIIFVIDELADIMQTYPRELEAGIVRLAQMSRAVGIHLMLSTQRPSVNVITGLIKANVPSRIALQVASQIDSRTILDQAGAEKLLGAGDMLFMSGEMSKPMRIQSAYISETEVKKIVQYLVENYEGQGGLPVDMSPEAIMDKDAIFESSFEDDQQEDELYQEARRIVIASQQASVSALQRRLSIGFSRAGKLIDMLERKGVVGPGRGSKPREVLVKADGITAADAPPGEEESDTDSDEGHN; this comes from the coding sequence ATGGCCAAAAAATCAGACAAACAGCGAAAAGAAACCGAGAGTATAAAATCAACAATAGGTGACTCAACATTAACGGTTATCTACGGGATAGTGTGTATTGTTTTGTCACTCTTTTTAATACTCGCATACGCACAAGTTGGGGGAACACTTGGCACATGGGTTATGGACCTTGGTCTCATGTTATTCGGATCAGCAGGGTACTTAATCCTGCCGCTTTCCTTCTTCATGTTGGGTGTTGCATTTCTCAAGCGAATCAAACAAGCATACTCATATATACAGATCATTGGCATCCTCATATTCCTTGGCTCCTCGCTTGGACTGATTGATGTGTTCTCACCAAAAGCCGGTGGATTAATTGGAGTTGGAATTGGTAGCACTCTAATTAAATTAGTCGATATTTACGCTACAGTTATTTTCCTTTTGGCTGGTGTAGCGATTTCACTTCTTTTGGTATTTGAAGGTGGTATCCCATTCCCACGACTTTTCTTTAGAAAGAAAGAAGAGGGTGAGACCGGTGAAGATGACGTAAAAATTGCTGTGCCAATTACGCCAATTAAAGTGGAGCCAGTTGTGGCACAAAATGTAGAAAAAGACGTAAATCCAAAACTCAAGACGGAACAAAAACCTATAAGAAGTTCTGACGAGATTCCACTTACAAGATTTCTTGGAACTGGAAAGCCGTACATCCCTCCTCCACTATCATTACTCCAATCTGACAAAGGAAAGCCAGAGGTAGGAGACATTAAGGCAAATGCCAACATCATTAAACGGACCCTACAGAACTTCGGCATCACGGTTGAAATGGATGAAGTATCGATTGGACCATCAGTCACTCGATATGCACTAAAGCCCGCTGAAGGAGTTAAACTTGCACGCATTGTTGCACTCCAAAACGATCTCTCGCTTGCTCTTGCTGCTCACCCACTTCGTATCGAAGCTCCAATTCCTGGAAAGTCACTTGTAGGTATCGAAATACCAAACCGAGTTAAGACAACAGTTGGTTCCGGAACACTCCTCGCTGACGATGAGTTCCGTACTTCTGACAAGCCACTCTTGGTTTCACTTGGTCGTGGTATTTCAGGGAAAGCACAATTTGCAAACCTTGCTAAGGCTCCCCATCTCTTGATTGCTGGTGCTACCGGATCAGGAAAGTCTGTAACTATTCACGCCCTCCTTACCTCTCTTCTATATAGAAACGGACCAGAGCAGATGAAAATGATCCTTATCGACCCAAAGCGTGTTGAGTTAACTCTCTACAACAACATCCCTCACCTTCTCACTCCTGTAATCACGGACCCAAAGCGCGCAATCATGGCACTTAAATGGGCAGCAAAGGAAATGGATAGGCGATACAACATCCTTGAAGAAAACAAAGTTAGAGATATTGATTCATACCACAAAAACATCCTGGTACCTGAACTTGATCGCCGAAAGCGTTCAGGGGCAAAGGAAGATGAAGAACCTGTCGAGACAATGCCGTACATCATCTTCGTTATCGATGAGTTGGCAGACATCATGCAGACATATCCTCGAGAGCTTGAGGCTGGAATCGTACGACTTGCTCAAATGAGCCGTGCTGTTGGAATTCACTTAATGCTTTCAACACAACGACCATCGGTAAACGTCATTACCGGTCTCATTAAGGCAAACGTACCATCTCGTATTGCCCTCCAAGTAGCATCACAGATCGACTCCCGTACTATTCTTGACCAAGCAGGCGCTGAAAAACTTCTTGGCGCTGGAGACATGCTCTTCATGTCTGGAGAAATGTCTAAACCAATGCGTATCCAATCAGCATATATCTCTGAGACTGAGGTAAAAAAGATTGTGCAGTACTTGGTTGAAAACTATGAGGGTCAGGGTGGCCTACCAGTAGATATGTCACCTGAAGCAATCATGGATAAGGACGCAATATTTGAATCTAGCTTTGAAGATGACCAGCAAGAAGACGAGTTATACCAAGAAGCACGACGTATTGTTATCGCTTCACAACAAGCATCAGTGTCTGCTCTACAGCGAAGATTAAGCATTGGATTCTCTCGTGCTGGAAAGCTCATAGACATGCTTGAGCGAAAAGGTGTTGTTGGACCAGGAAGAGGATCAAAGCCTCGTGAGGTACTTGTTAAAGCTGATGGAATTACAGCAGCAGATGCCCCACCAGGTGAAGAAGAGAGCGACACGGACTCCGATGAGGGACATAATTAA
- the recA gene encoding recombinase RecA codes for MAKKQKQPKTDGANIQDTLREIKAKFGEESIMTLGERPAVNIDVIPTGSIGLDAALGVGGLPRGRIIEIFGPESSGKTTLALHVVAEAQKKGGLCAYIDAEHAMDPEYSKKLGVKTSELLISQPDTGEQALEICESLVRTGKVDVVVIDSVAALTPKDEIEGEMGAQHMGKQARLMSQALRKLTSIVARSKTIVIFINQIRMQIGVMFGNPETTPGGKALRFYTSVRIDIRRIAQIKKGEEVVGGRVRVKVVKNKVAAPFKQSEFDLIYNEGISQEGEMIALGEKLGIISKSGVSYSYGEEKLGRGYDATRQFLKQNATIKETILAEIRERLAKGDPALEGAPESSSSSEE; via the coding sequence ATGGCAAAAAAACAAAAACAACCGAAGACTGACGGAGCAAATATTCAAGACACACTGAGGGAGATTAAGGCAAAGTTCGGTGAGGAATCGATCATGACACTTGGTGAACGTCCTGCGGTTAACATCGACGTCATCCCTACAGGATCAATTGGACTTGATGCAGCACTTGGAGTCGGAGGACTTCCCCGCGGAAGAATTATTGAAATCTTTGGTCCAGAATCTTCAGGTAAGACAACTCTTGCATTACACGTTGTTGCAGAAGCACAAAAGAAAGGTGGGCTCTGTGCATATATTGATGCCGAACACGCAATGGATCCTGAGTACTCAAAGAAGCTTGGTGTAAAGACATCCGAGCTTCTCATTTCTCAACCAGATACTGGAGAACAGGCTCTTGAAATCTGTGAGAGTCTCGTAAGAACCGGTAAGGTTGATGTGGTAGTTATCGACTCAGTTGCTGCTCTTACACCAAAAGATGAAATCGAAGGTGAAATGGGAGCGCAACACATGGGTAAACAAGCTCGCTTGATGTCACAGGCACTACGAAAGCTCACAAGTATTGTTGCCCGCTCTAAAACTATTGTTATCTTCATTAACCAGATTCGAATGCAGATTGGTGTGATGTTTGGTAACCCTGAAACAACACCAGGTGGAAAAGCGCTTCGTTTCTACACTTCAGTACGTATTGATATTCGAAGAATTGCCCAAATTAAGAAAGGAGAAGAAGTTGTGGGAGGACGCGTACGTGTAAAGGTTGTGAAAAACAAAGTTGCTGCACCATTTAAGCAAAGTGAGTTTGACCTCATCTACAACGAAGGTATTTCACAAGAAGGAGAAATGATCGCACTCGGTGAAAAACTTGGCATCATCAGCAAGTCAGGCGTTTCGTACTCATATGGAGAAGAAAAGCTTGGTCGCGGATACGACGCTACTCGTCAGTTTCTCAAACAAAATGCAACTATAAAAGAAACTATTCTTGCAGAAATTCGAGAACGCCTTGCAAAGGGAGATCCTGCACTTGAAGGCGCACCCGAGTCTTCATCTTCATCGGAGGAATAA
- a CDS encoding elongation factor P codes for MLEYNEITLRKYILVDGEPFEVLDSHVFRKQQRKPVNQTKLKSLLTGRIMERSFHQSEKADEAEIEKKQIKYMYTNRGEYWFCEIDDPAKRFKLEATMIGSGVAYLKPNSEVEALIFDEKVIGVQLPIKVDLKVTEAPPAVKGDTAKGGNKLITLETGAQINAPLFVNPGDIVRINTETGEYAERVGGKF; via the coding sequence ATGCTTGAATATAATGAAATAACATTACGTAAGTACATACTAGTAGATGGCGAGCCTTTTGAAGTGCTCGACTCTCATGTATTTCGTAAGCAACAGCGAAAACCTGTAAACCAGACTAAGCTCAAGAGTCTTCTTACTGGTCGCATTATGGAGCGATCATTCCATCAATCAGAAAAGGCTGACGAAGCTGAAATTGAGAAGAAGCAAATCAAGTACATGTACACAAACCGTGGAGAGTATTGGTTTTGTGAAATCGATGATCCTGCTAAGCGATTCAAGCTTGAAGCAACAATGATCGGTTCTGGTGTTGCATATCTAAAGCCCAACTCTGAAGTTGAAGCACTTATATTCGACGAGAAAGTCATTGGCGTACAACTTCCAATTAAAGTCGACCTTAAAGTAACTGAAGCTCCTCCAGCTGTTAAAGGTGACACAGCCAAGGGCGGAAACAAGCTCATTACGCTTGAAACTGGTGCTCAGATCAACGCACCGCTATTCGTTAACCCAGGTGATATCGTTCGAATCAATACTGAAACTGGCGAATACGCAGAGCGTGTAGGAGGAAAGTTCTAG